The Streptomyces vinaceus genome contains the following window.
ACCGGATCCGGCTTCGCCGTGTCTGCGTTCAGCACCCCCGTGACCCGCTGGCTGGTCACCCCCGCCGACGAGGCCGCCGACCTCGCCGGCGGCAAGAAGCAGGTCGGCCGGGCCGATCTGGAAGAACTCCGGGACGCGGCCGACGAGGCCCGCCGCTGGGACTCCAAATACGGCGGCGGGAACTGGAAGGCCAATTCCGTCACCGTCTGCCTCCAGGAGAGGGCCGCCCCGCTGCTGCGGGGCTCCTTCACCGACGCCGTCGGCCGGGACCTGTTCTCCGTCACCTCCGAGCTGTCCCGCCTCGCCGGGTGGACGGCCTTCGACGTGGGCCAGCACGATGTCGCCCAGAGGCACTTCATCCAGGCCCTCCGCCTGGCCCGGGCGGGCGGAGACGTCCAGCTGGGCTGCTATGTCCTGACCACCATGGCCATGCAGTCCCTGCTGCGGGGCTTCGGCTCCGAGGCCATCGACATGGCCCAGGGAGCCTTCGAACGGGCCAAGGGCCAGGCCGCCCCGCGGGTTCTCGCGTTCACCAAGCTCATCGAGGCCCGTGCCCATGCCCGCGAGAGGGACGCCAGGGCCGCCTCACGGGCCCTTGCGGCCTCCGAGGACCTCCTGGGCCAGGCGGACGCCGCCAGCGGCTCAGAACCCGCCTGGATCGACTTCTATCACCACGCGAGGCTGTCGGCGGACGCCGCCGAGGTCTTCCGAGACCTGAAGAACCCCAAAGCGGCCCTCGCCTGGAACCAGCGGGCCGCCGCGATGCCGTCCGGGGTGTTCACCCGCTCGGTCGGGATGCGGCTCGCGATCGTGGGAACCGCCCACCTCCAGGCCCGCGACCTCGACCTGGGCCTCGACCTGGGCAACCGGTCCGTGGACATTCTCGCCCGCGTCCAGTCCTCCCGGGCCAAGGACTACGTCCGCGAGTTCAACACCGCCCTCGCCCCCTGGCGGCGCGAGCCGGCCGTCCGCGAGTTCATCCACCGCACCCGCACCGAACTCGGCGTCGCCGCCTGAAGCCGCGCCTGGATGGCGTGGCGTCATCAGTCCCAACCCAACTCGATCGGAAACCCCTGAACGATGTATCTGCTGAACCGCTTCGACGACCACAGCAAGATCGGTGAGGTCTCCAAAGAACAGCTCCAGTTCCTCATCGACCACCTTTCGGATGACGAGGAACCAGGGATGTACGTCGACTCCGACGTCCTTAAATCCCTCGTCGCCATCGGGGCCGACCGGATGCTCATCGGCATGCTGGAGAATTCCCTCGGCCACCACTACTGGATGAGGTTCACCTGGTGCACCAAGCCCCCGTTCCAGCCGTTGATCCAGGTGGTGCCTGCCACTCCTGGCCGTAGAGGCGGCCGGGCCTGACGCGGATCCGCGAGTTCATCCACCGCACCCGCACGGAACTCGGGGTCGCGGCCTGATGCCCTCAAGCAGGCCGCCGGTCAGCGCTGGTGCAAGACCCTCACCACTCCGTCCTGACCGGCGGACTCCCGCAACTGGTGGTTCTCCACTTCCAGCACCTGAATGACACGGACCAGCTGTTTCACCTGGGTCTGAAGTTGATCGCATTCTTCGCGGGCCTTCTTGAGCCGCGCCGTGAGCTCGTTGTTGTTCCGCTTCAGAGCGTCGGCGGCCTTCGGCTGGACGTCCTGGGCCCTGATCAGGGCATAAAACAGATCCTTGAGGCCGGTGTGCTTGTGGGTGAGCTTGTTGCGCCGCAGCCCGGCCTCTTCGGCCAGGGACTTCACCGTCAGCTGGCCGTCGGACCGCAATGGGATCCCGACGAGCAACCGGACCATCG
Protein-coding sequences here:
- a CDS encoding sporulation protein — its product is MASTSRRKRPPNADLDRLIETCGASHKSLALRVNQLAQQAGLETDYSHTSIANWCQRGMIPKWPVPTFLAQAIAERLGRPVALGEIGMGDAETPDADVGLDFPRDRADAVRVATSFWSFVNRRDFLTGSGFAVSAFSTPVTRWLVTPADEAADLAGGKKQVGRADLEELRDAADEARRWDSKYGGGNWKANSVTVCLQERAAPLLRGSFTDAVGRDLFSVTSELSRLAGWTAFDVGQHDVAQRHFIQALRLARAGGDVQLGCYVLTTMAMQSLLRGFGSEAIDMAQGAFERAKGQAAPRVLAFTKLIEARAHARERDARAASRALAASEDLLGQADAASGSEPAWIDFYHHARLSADAAEVFRDLKNPKAALAWNQRAAAMPSGVFTRSVGMRLAIVGTAHLQARDLDLGLDLGNRSVDILARVQSSRAKDYVREFNTALAPWRREPAVREFIHRTRTELGVAA